ATTGCCCATCCTGGACTACTCCCTACTGAGCGCGGGCCCGGAGGAGGCTTCCCAATTTCGGGATGATCTTCGCAACGCGATGCACGACGTCGGATTCCTTTACTTGGCCGGGCACGGCATTCCCCAGAGCCTTACTGACACCATGCTGGATGCTTCCCGACGCTTCTTCGAATTGCCGGAGCAACAAAAGCTCGCGGTGGAAAACGTCCACAGCCCCCAGTTCCGCGGGTATACCCGGATGGGCGCTGAGCTCACAGACCGGGCGGTCGATTGGCGTGAGCAGATCGACATCGGCGTCGAACGTGAAGCCGTGGAGCCGGGTACTGGCGTCGCCGACTACTGGCGTCTGGAAGGGCCTAACCTCTGGCCGGCCGGACTGCCCGGGATGCGGGAGATCGTCTCCGAGTGGACAGAGCGGCTGAGTGCCATCTCTCTCGATCTGTTGCGGGCACTCGCCCTGTCCCTCGGCGCACCGGAGGACAGTTTCGACGCCGCGTTTAACGCGCGCGCTTTCCCCATGCTCAAAATCGTGCGCTACCCTGGGGAATCCGGCGAGGAGCCCAAGCAGGGTGTCGGTTCCCACCGCGACGGCGGTGTGCTGACGTTGCTTCTGGTCGAACCCGGAAAGGGTGGCCTTGAGGTCGAATACCAAGGGAAATGGATCAATGCACCCCAAGTTCCCGGAACATTCGTCGTCAACATAGGCGAGATGCTCGAACTTGCCACGAACGGCTACCTCAAGGCAACCCTGCACCGCGTCATCTCACCGGCCTGCGGCACCGACAGGATCTCTCTGCCGTTCTTCTACAACCCGGCGCTGGACGCGACCATACCCCAGCTCGCCATGAGCCCGGAGTTTCATGCCAAGGCCCGCGGCCTATCAGCCGACCCGACCAACAGCCCGATCCTTGAGACCTACGGGAACAACGCCCTCCGGTATCGGCTGCGCGCCCACCCCAACGTTGCCGCACTCCACCACACCGACCTCATAACGCACCCAGAGCAGAGGTAAGGGCCTCTACTTACTTTTGGGCTCCGCCCGCAGACCATGTCAGCGGTACGCTGGCGCCCGGGAAGCGGTAACAGGCGGCACTTGCTTCCCGGGTGGCACGCTTGACTGAGGACAGGTTTGACTCGTCGCACTCGGGCCTATTCCTGTAGGGCGTTGTTCTCACGTTGCCCGGGGCACCTTCGGCGGTGAAAGAAATGACGGTGAAAGAAATATAGGGCTGTCGCATGTCGTTTGCACAGCAGGGAGGCGTTGCAACGCTTCCTCCTTCGTCCCCAAAGTACCTCAAGGAGATTCTCGTGCCGGATTTCGAACCCCTCTGGTCCCCTGTTCAGATCGGCTCCACCGCGCTGTCCAACCGCGTTGCCCTAGCTCCGATGACACGCATCAGTGCCACCGCAGATGGACATGCCACCGACAGAATGGCATCCTACTACGAGTCTTATGCTCGCGGTGGCTTCGGGCTGCTGATCACCGAAGGCATCTACCCCGACACCGCGTACAGCCAGGGCTACCTATTCCAGCCTGGTCTCGCCACCGAGGGGCAAGCACAGTCCTGGGCCATAGTCGTGGAGGCTGTCCACTTAGCTGGCGCCCGTATATTCGCCCAGCTCATGCATGCAGGTTCCCAGACACAGGGGAACCGGTTTGTGGGCTCCGCCATTAGTCCGTCCGCCATAGCCCCCAAGGGCGAACAGCTGGCGTTCTACCGCGGAGAAGGCCCCTACCCCGTTCCTGGGGAGATCACAGCGGCCCAAATGGACGAGGTACGGGATGGCTTCGTCAGTGCCGCGCTGCACGCAAAACAAGCCGGATTTGACGGCGTCGAAATCCACGGCGCCAATGGGTATCTTCTTGATCAGTTCCTCACCGACTACCTGAACCACAGGACCGATAATTATGGCGGCTCACCTGAGAACAGAGTGCGGTTCGCCGCCGAGATCTGCGTCGCCGTACGCGAGGCCGTGGGCCCAGACATGACAGTTGGAATCCGCATTTCCCAGGCCAAGGTCAGTGACAATGACCACCGTTGGAGCGGTGGCGCCGAAGAAGCACAGGTCATCTTTGAAACCCTCGGGGCTACGGGGATCAACTTCATCCACACCACCGAATACCGGGCCGTGGCACCGGCATTCGAAACCGGCCCGGAGTCCCTAGCTGCCCTAGCCAAACAGCACTCGGGACTAACCGTTATCGCCAACGGCAACCTGGATGACCCCGAAACGGCCGCGTCCCTGCTCCGCGACGGCGACGCCGACATTATCGCCCTGGGAAAGGCGGCCCTCGCGAACCGGAACTGGCCGCACCGCGTACGGAACAACCTGGCCCTCGACGAGCTCAACACCAACCTCTTCGCCCCGGTAGCGGACATCAAGGACTGGGAACTGGAACTTCCCGCCTAAGGAAAGCGCACCCCACACGTGGGGGCAAGACGGACGTCGCCTGACCCCCACGGCTTTGGGCGGAAGACCTAGTGGTTCATCCAAGCCGGCAGGCTGAGGCGCCACTGTGGCGGGTGGGCCATATCCAGAAGGAACGCCAGACCATGGTGCCCGCAGGGCCGTACGGCGTGTCTTTGGTGCTTACTCGACGATGGTGACTCCGCGCCAGAAAGGTGCTCCACCCCGCCGGTGGTTTCACGCGGCGGCGGATATCTGTGGACCAGTCCGGCGGAGGACGACGCCCGGGCCGCCGCTGTGCGGTGCCGGTCCTGGGAAGTCCCGGTTCGCGGCAGGTTCTGCCGGCGCAGCCGCTTGGGGTCAGGTGTCGAGGTGGTTCAGGACGGCCTCGGCGACGGCCGCCGGTGAATCTTCGGTGGGGATGTGTTTGCCGTTAACTTCAACGAGATCCGATCCCGGGATTTCCCTGACGTAGCGGCGGGCGAAGCTGATTTTTTGGAAGTCGTCCTCCCGGCCCCAGACCAGACGGGTCGGTATCTGAGCCTCCTGGAGCAGGGGGACGAATTCCACGGTGTACCGGGCGGCGGCCGCGGCCATGGCCATCCACGACCTGTGCCGTGCCGGTTCGGTCCAGGGCGACAAGTAGCTGGCCAGTTCCTCGTCGTTGAGCGTGCGTTTGACGGCCCGCTGCGTGGATACCGCACGGGCAGCCAGCAGGTCCGGGGCAGTTGTGGTTGAACCGCCCCGGGTTTAATGGAGGGTGTTGAATCCTTGAAAGGATGAGCACCATGGCAGCACCGAAGAAGTATCCGGATGAGCTTCGTCAGAGGGCGGTCCGTCTTGTGATGGACGCCCAGAAGAATCCCAGTGGCCGTCGGGGTGCGTGCACCAGGATCGGTGCGCAGTTGGGCATCCCTGCCGACACGATCCGTGGCTGGGTCCGTACCGTCGAAATTGACCAGGGCGTGCGTCCTGGCACCACCACCGATGACGCAACCCGCCTGACCGAGCTGGAGCGTGAAGTGGTTGAGTTGCGCCGGGCCAATGCGATCTTGAAATCAGCATCAGCTTTTTTCGCGGCGGAGCTCGACCGCCCCTCACGACGATGATCGCCTACATCGACAACAACAAGGACGAATACGGGGTCGAGCCGATCTGCAAACAGCTGCCGATTGCCCCATCGACCTACTACGCTGCCAAGGCACGCACTGAATCCAAACGGTCAATAGCCGATGCCGTGACGACGGAGAAAATCACCCGGGTGCACCGGGGGAACTACAGCGTTTATGGGGCCAGGAAGGTCTATGCTGCCCTGAACCGTGCCGGATACCAGGTGGCTCGCTGCACCGTGGAGCGGCTGATGCGCCGGGCCGGGCTCCATGGCGTGCGCAGGGCCAAGAATCCCCGCACCACCGTGCCGGGGCCCTTGTCCGAGCGGCCAGCGGATCTGGTCCGGCGGCGATTCAGCGCACCGGCTCCGAACTGTCTCTGGGTCGCAGATATAACGTACATTCGAACGCTCTCCGGCTGGGTTTATGCCGCTTTCGTTCTGGATGTTTTCTCCCGCCGCGTCGTCGGCTGGCAGCTCTCCACGACCATGCACACAGCCTTGGCACTGGACGCCTTGGAGATGGGACTCTGGACCCGCCAGCGCGATGGGAGGGACGTTTCCCAGCTCGTACATCACAGCGACGGAGGAGTGCAGTATCGTGCCATCCGCTATACCGAACGGCTCGCTGAGGCCGAAGCCGTTGCCTCCGTAGGAGTCAAGGGTGATAGCTACGACAATGCCATGGCGGAGGCGCTAAATTCACTTTTCAAGGCCGAGCTGATCCGCAACAAGGGGCCGTGGACCGGCATCAATGATCTTGAAATCGCCGTCGCTGAATACATCGATTGGTACAACCATCGACGCCTGCACGGGGAGATCGGATATGTTCCGCCCGTGGAAGCAGAAACCAATTTCTACTCAAATCTGCCCGCCATCAAAACGATGGAACGGGTCTAACAAACCCTCCACCAAACCCGGGGCTTGACGGAATCCTGGAACGGGAAGGCCGACGGCGCCGCAGCCACGGCCGGGCTGGGACACGTGACCACACACCAGCTCCACCATACCTACGCCACGGCCCTCATCAATGCCGGAGTCACCCTCCAAGCATTGATGAGCCTGCTGGGGCACGTCTCGGCGGAGATGAGCCTGCGCTACGCATCCCTTTTCGATTCCACCGTGCGCACGGAATACGAACGTGCCCTTGACCTGGCCAAGACCCGCATCGGCACCACAACCGGATCAGGCCAGGTACTGCTGCCACTGAGGAACATCACCGACGGCAACTGGCGTGAGAGCCTGACCATCAAGTCCCGGTTGGCCGGCGGCTACTGCTTGCGTGCACCGGCCCAACAGGCCTGCCCGTATGCGAACATCTGCGAGCATTGCCCCAGCTTTCGTACCGAGAACAGCAACCTGCCGGCGCTTCAGGCCCAACGCAAGGACGCCGCCCTGCTGGCCCAAGATGCCCGCGGACGTGGCTGGGACAGCGAAGCGCGTCGCCATGATGCCCTGGTGGCCCAGCTGGATCTGCTCATCCGGGAAACGGATACGGCATGAACCCGGAACCGCTCAACGGGAGAATCGATGCCGCACTGCGCCAGCTCACCGGTCGAGGCGCCCGGATCAGCATCACGGCGGTTGCCGCCGAGCTAGGCATCCCGCGCTCGAGCCTTTACCGAAATGCCGAAGCACGTGAGCTGATCGCTCAACGAATCACCGAAGAACGCGTGAATGCCGGCAGCAACCAAGCCGAAGAGGTCCACCGGCTCGGCGTGCTCATCGATGCACTTGCCGGCCGGGTTCGCAATCAGGAAGAACGCCTGCGGCAACTCGAAGGCAGGCCCAACACCACGCCACGTTGACCCATGAATATTAGCCGGTTATGGCACAGTCTCATCTTCGATTAGCCGGTTAATGCTGGGACAACAGCATGGCCGAATCGTTCTTCGCAGCACTGAAGAACGAGCGGGTCTACCGGACCGTTTATGCCACCAAAGCCCAAGCCAGAAGGGATGTCATCCGCTACATAGAAGGGTTCTACAACAGCCGCCGCCGACACTCAGCCCTCGGTTACCGCCGACCCAACGAAGTCCACTACAGTTACCAACAGCCAGCCATGGCAGCGTAGAGAAAACCATCAAATCCGCTGTCCGAAATCCCCGCAGCAGCTCAGTGATGTGCAGAATGCGGGCAGCGATTCTGTGGCGGCTTGGGTGGGGCAGGGGTCGAAGGTGAAGATGACGAGTGATCCGAGCGCGATGATGGCTGCTGAGCAGGTGAGCAGCACGGCTTTGAGCATCAGGCGCGCCCGGGCGGTGTCGGCGTAGTCGTTGATGATGACGCGGAGTCCGTTGATGCCGTGGAGCATGGCGAGCCAGAGCATGATCAGGTCAAACCATTGCCAGAAGGGGTGCCTCCATTTTCCCGCGCCGAAGGCGAAATCAATTTCCTGGATGCCGTCGTCGAGCATGAGGTTGGTAAAGAGGTGCACGAAGATCAGGACTACCAGGAGCGCGCCGGACCAGCGCATGAACAGCCACGCCATGAGTTCAAACGTTGCTGCCCGTCATCGATCGGCTGCGCGGAGGACTGATCTGCGGGCCAGCATAGGTGTCTCGGCGTCCAGTCTTCATTGGGGTCCCAATCCGCACACCCCGAGGTTTTGCAGCATGTCCTCGACGAGCTGCTCGGAGGTGAGGCTCGCGTCGATAACGACGAAGGACGGAAAGTTCTTCAGTTCCCGGTATGCCGCATCGAACGCCTGCAAGTGCTCGAGAGTCTCGGTGTCCGCGGCTCGACTCGTAATTCTTGCGTACGCGATGTCAGCCGGGACGTCGAAGTAGAAAACGATATCCGGGGCAGGTAGGACTTTGAGCAGTAAAGGTAGAAGCCAGCCGGAACTCAGGCCCTGCACGCGCCTTAGTGCTAGCTGACAGTTGAGGTACCTGTCCATGATTACCACGCCAGAATCGGCACTGGCGCGCAGGTGAGACACCAGCACGTTGATGCAGCGAATGCTGGTCTCTATCGCATCGAGTAGAACCGCCGGAGGGTGGATGTTGCGTCGCTTACACCACGCAGTGATACTGCGCCGGCCGGAACGGTTCATGGTGAAGGTCGCAGGATACTCTGCCGCGGCGAGTCGCTGCGCGAGCAGCCGACCTGCCGTGGTTTTACCCGCCCCATCGATACCGGCGAGAACAATGATCATGACTCATCGCCGTCCTGTCGGGCGAAACGCCTGCGAAAACCAGCGCTGGCCGTGCCCGAATGCCCAATGTTCCTTTGTCATGGTCTCCTCCTAACCCTCGTCGGCCTCTCACTCTTCAGGCCTGCGTGATTGCCTCTAGTCCTCGTTCTGCTCTTCGTTTTGGCCGTTCTCCTGGTCATTGCCTTCGTCTTGGTCTTCGGCACCATCCTCTTCTTCCACTCCTGGTGTTTGCGGGAGTTGTGTGTCGTCGCAACTGGTCAGGAACAGGGCCCCGGTCAGGAGAAGGACGGAGCCCAGGATGGCTTTGGTTCGGGTTTTCATGGTGCTTCCTTATGTAAATGTCCGTTGGCGGGTGCGAAAATCGCCAGGAGCGAACCTATCTCTTGATGCGCTGTAGCGGGGTGGCGGAAGTGCTGGCGGGGTTGGATCACATACCGGGTGCGGCGTCCTTCACGGAGACGTTCCAGGCACCCTGCCTCCTCTAGGTCCGCAAGAATGTGCAGGGTTGCTCTGGGTGTGATGCCAACAGTCGCTGCTATGTCCTCCACGCGGGCGCGGGGGTTCTCGTTTACAGTCAGGAGGACGTGGCTGTGATTGGTCAGGAACGTCCAGGGTGGACGTTGGGTTGGGGCGGTGTCCGGGGTCGCTTTTTCGTTGGCCGGTATTTCTGGGGCCGGATTCGTTGAATTCGTGCGCGACATTGGAGCGGTCCTTTCCTTGGATGTAGCTAGATTTTCTTCCGACCAGTGTGCTGTGCGTCGCGCTTGGTCATCCGTTATACGCAGGATTTCCACACCCCGTACTAACGGCCCAGGCAGCTCAATGGGAGTGACGACGGCGGCCGCGCCTGCCTTGCGCACCGCACGGGCCAGGGCTGTGGCTCGGGCCGGACGGGAACGCCTGAATGAGAACGTGCCGTGCCATACGACGCGCGCGGGAACGGAGAATCCCGCCGCTTCCAGTACAGGCCGAACCTTGCCAGCGAGGGCTTCGGCTTCGCGCAGCGCTCGTCCATACATCCTCGCCACTATCGCCGGATCGGTGGTGAACGCCGGCCGTTGTATTGGCACCAGAAGTAGTATGGGCCTTTCCTGTTCTGAAGCGGCCCAAACCGCGCTGTGCGCCACAGTTGTGGCAACGGATTCGTCGGTGATAATGACGACGACGGGGCGCCGCGGGAAGGCATAAGCTGCGC
This region of Arthrobacter roseus genomic DNA includes:
- a CDS encoding isopenicillin N synthase family dioxygenase; the encoded protein is MSLESLPILDYSLLSAGPEEASQFRDDLRNAMHDVGFLYLAGHGIPQSLTDTMLDASRRFFELPEQQKLAVENVHSPQFRGYTRMGAELTDRAVDWREQIDIGVEREAVEPGTGVADYWRLEGPNLWPAGLPGMREIVSEWTERLSAISLDLLRALALSLGAPEDSFDAAFNARAFPMLKIVRYPGESGEEPKQGVGSHRDGGVLTLLLVEPGKGGLEVEYQGKWINAPQVPGTFVVNIGEMLELATNGYLKATLHRVISPACGTDRISLPFFYNPALDATIPQLAMSPEFHAKARGLSADPTNSPILETYGNNALRYRLRAHPNVAALHHTDLITHPEQR
- a CDS encoding NADH:flavin oxidoreductase, translating into MSFAQQGGVATLPPSSPKYLKEILVPDFEPLWSPVQIGSTALSNRVALAPMTRISATADGHATDRMASYYESYARGGFGLLITEGIYPDTAYSQGYLFQPGLATEGQAQSWAIVVEAVHLAGARIFAQLMHAGSQTQGNRFVGSAISPSAIAPKGEQLAFYRGEGPYPVPGEITAAQMDEVRDGFVSAALHAKQAGFDGVEIHGANGYLLDQFLTDYLNHRTDNYGGSPENRVRFAAEICVAVREAVGPDMTVGIRISQAKVSDNDHRWSGGAEEAQVIFETLGATGINFIHTTEYRAVAPAFETGPESLAALAKQHSGLTVIANGNLDDPETAASLLRDGDADIIALGKAALANRNWPHRVRNNLALDELNTNLFAPVADIKDWELELPA
- a CDS encoding alpha/beta fold hydrolase, which translates into the protein MAMAAAAARYTVEFVPLLQEAQIPTRLVWGREDDFQKISFARRYVREIPGSDLVEVNGKHIPTEDSPAAVAEAVLNHLDT
- a CDS encoding IS3 family transposase (programmed frameshift); translation: MAAPKKYPDELRQRAVRLVMDAQKNPSGRRGACTRIGAQLGIPADTIRGWVRTVEIDQGVRPGTTTDDATRLTELEREVVELRRANAILKSASAFFRGGARPPLTTMIAYIDNNKDEYGVEPICKQLPIAPSTYYAAKARTESKRSIADAVTTEKITRVHRGNYSVYGARKVYAALNRAGYQVARCTVERLMRRAGLHGVRRAKNPRTTVPGPLSERPADLVRRRFSAPAPNCLWVADITYIRTLSGWVYAAFVLDVFSRRVVGWQLSTTMHTALALDALEMGLWTRQRDGRDVSQLVHHSDGGVQYRAIRYTERLAEAEAVASVGVKGDSYDNAMAEALNSLFKAELIRNKGPWTGINDLEIAVAEYIDWYNHRRLHGEIGYVPPVEAETNFYSNLPAIKTMERV
- a CDS encoding tyrosine-type recombinase/integrase, translated to MTESWNGKADGAAATAGLGHVTTHQLHHTYATALINAGVTLQALMSLLGHVSAEMSLRYASLFDSTVRTEYERALDLAKTRIGTTTGSGQVLLPLRNITDGNWRESLTIKSRLAGGYCLRAPAQQACPYANICEHCPSFRTENSNLPALQAQRKDAALLAQDARGRGWDSEARRHDALVAQLDLLIRETDTA
- a CDS encoding succinate dehydrogenase hydrophobic membrane anchor subunit; amino-acid sequence: MAWLFMRWSGALLVVLIFVHLFTNLMLDDGIQEIDFAFGAGKWRHPFWQWFDLIMLWLAMLHGINGLRVIINDYADTARARLMLKAVLLTCSAAIIALGSLVIFTFDPCPTQAATESLPAFCTSLSCCGDFGQRI
- a CDS encoding dTMP kinase — its product is MIIVLAGIDGAGKTTAGRLLAQRLAAAEYPATFTMNRSGRRSITAWCKRRNIHPPAVLLDAIETSIRCINVLVSHLRASADSGVVIMDRYLNCQLALRRVQGLSSGWLLPLLLKVLPAPDIVFYFDVPADIAYARITSRAADTETLEHLQAFDAAYRELKNFPSFVVIDASLTSEQLVEDMLQNLGVCGLGPQ
- a CDS encoding winged helix-turn-helix domain-containing protein, with protein sequence MSAAYAFPRRPVVVIITDESVATTVAHSAVWAASEQERPILLLVPIQRPAFTTDPAIVARMYGRALREAEALAGKVRPVLEAAGFSVPARVVWHGTFSFRRSRPARATALARAVRKAGAAAVVTPIELPGPLVRGVEILRITDDQARRTAHWSEENLATSKERTAPMSRTNSTNPAPEIPANEKATPDTAPTQRPPWTFLTNHSHVLLTVNENPRARVEDIAATVGITPRATLHILADLEEAGCLERLREGRRTRYVIQPRQHFRHPATAHQEIGSLLAIFAPANGHLHKEAP